The following DNA comes from Janthinobacterium sp. TB1-E2.
TTTTCGAGGATGCGGAAAAAGCGTCGCGCCTGCTGGGCATTACCCTGACGGCGCGCGGCGTGGCCAGCGGCAATCCGATCAAGATGTGCGGCGTGCCCTTTCATTCGCTCGACGGCTATCTGGCCAAGCTGGTCAAGCTGGGCGAGTCGGTGGCCATTTGCGAACAGATCGGCGACCCGGCTACCAGCAAGGGACCCGTCGAACGCAAGGTCATGCGCGTCGTCACGCCCGGCACCTTGACGGATGCGGACTTGCTGCCGGAGAAGGCCGAGCGCCCGCTGCTGGCCATGTGCAGCATCACGCAGCGCAAGACGGTGACGACGGGTCTGGCCTGGCTGTCGCTGGCCAGCGGCGCCTTGAAACTGATGGAGTTTTCCGGCGACAGCAGCACCGTGGCCGTGCGCTTGCAGCAGGAGCTCGAGCGCATCGTGCCGGCAGAGATCCTGAGCGGCGACAATGGCAACCTGTTCGACGACTACGCGGGCACGCACATCAACCGCGTGCCGGACTGGCATTTCGACGTGGTGGGCGGCCACAAGGCCCTGCTCGACCAATTGGGCGTGGCGACTTTGACGGGCTTCGGCGCCGATGGCCTCGGCGCCGCGTTCGGCGCGGCCGGCGCGCTGCTGCGCTATGCGCAGTCGACGCAGGGACGCGGTCTGCAGCACGTGCGTTCGCTGACGACGGAAACGGAAAGTGAATTCATCGGCCTGGATGCGGCCACGCGCCGCAACCTCGAATTGACGGAAACCATCCGCGGCCAGGAATCGCCGACCTTGTTCTCCCTGCTCGATCATTGCCGCACCGCCATGGGTTCGCGCATGCTGCGCCACTGGCTGCACCATGCGCGGCGCGACCAGAAGGTGGCGCGCGCGCGCCATGAGGCGATCGCCGCACTGGCGCAAAGCGAAGCGGCCGGTCCGCTCGCAGCTACCCTGGCGCAAGTGCCCGATATCGAACGCATCACCACGCGCATCGCGCTGCTGTCGGCGCGTCCGCGCGACCTGGCCGCCCTGCGCGACGGCCTGCTGCAACTGCCGGCCCTGCGCGGCGACGTCGTGCGTTGCTATGGTCCTGGCCAGGGCGGCGAAACCGGCTTGCTGGCCGCCATCCACACGGCCTTGGCCACGCCTGTTGCCTGCCTGGACTTGCTGGTGCGCGCCGTGGCACAGGAACCGGCCGCGATGGTGCGCGACGGCGGCGTGTTTGCCACCGGTTTCGATGCCGAATTGGACGAATTGCGCGCGCTGTCGGAAAACGCGGGCCAGTTCCTGCTCGACCTGGAAACGCGCGAACGGGCGCGCACGGGCATCGCCAACCTGCGCGTGGAATACAACAAGGTGCACGGCTTCTATATTGAAGTGACGCACGGCCAGACGGACAAGGTGCCCGACGACTACCGCCGCCGCCAGACCCTGAAAAACGCCGAGCGCTACATCACGCC
Coding sequences within:
- the mutS gene encoding DNA mismatch repair protein MutS, coding for MTTVPKEINAAAAKKNSAEKLTPMMQQYLGIKENHPTMLVFYRMGDFYELFFEDAEKASRLLGITLTARGVASGNPIKMCGVPFHSLDGYLAKLVKLGESVAICEQIGDPATSKGPVERKVMRVVTPGTLTDADLLPEKAERPLLAMCSITQRKTVTTGLAWLSLASGALKLMEFSGDSSTVAVRLQQELERIVPAEILSGDNGNLFDDYAGTHINRVPDWHFDVVGGHKALLDQLGVATLTGFGADGLGAAFGAAGALLRYAQSTQGRGLQHVRSLTTETESEFIGLDAATRRNLELTETIRGQESPTLFSLLDHCRTAMGSRMLRHWLHHARRDQKVARARHEAIAALAQSEAAGPLAATLAQVPDIERITTRIALLSARPRDLAALRDGLLQLPALRGDVVRCYGPGQGGETGLLAAIHTALATPVACLDLLVRAVAQEPAAMVRDGGVFATGFDAELDELRALSENAGQFLLDLETRERARTGIANLRVEYNKVHGFYIEVTHGQTDKVPDDYRRRQTLKNAERYITPELKVFEDKALSAQDKALVREKMLYDLLLADLAPHIGTLQTISQGLAQLDTLNALTEHAQQHNWAAPQLVDEPCINIVEGRHPVVEKQIERFIANDCRFVNERRLLLITGPNMGGKSTFMRQVALITLLAYVGSYVPAASATIGPIDRIFTRIGATDDLAGGRSTFMVEMTESAAILNGATEHSLVLMDEVGRGTSTFDGLALAWAIARHLIDTSRSFTLFATHYFELTQLPDSHPSAANVHLSAVEHKDSIVFLHAVQPGPASQSYGLQVAQLAGVPQPVIKAARKHLARLEAQALDATPQRDLFAAPAADPYAQEEEEEEASAPLAALNTAQQALLDAIADLDPDALTPRDALEQLYQLKRLAAA